In Procambarus clarkii isolate CNS0578487 chromosome 82, FALCON_Pclarkii_2.0, whole genome shotgun sequence, one genomic interval encodes:
- the LOC138358142 gene encoding uncharacterized protein, with amino-acid sequence MAVTPTWTKQRPPGQNNAHLDKTTPTWTKQLPPGQNNAHLDKATPTWTKQRPPGQNNAHLDKTTPTWTKQRPPGQNNAHLDKTTPTWTKQRPPGQNNAHLDKTTPTWTKQRPPGQNNAHLDKTTPTWTKQRPPGQNNAHLDKTTPTWTKQRPPGQNNAHLDKTTPTWTKQLPPGQNNAHLDKTTPTWTKQRPPGQNNAHLDKTTPTWTKQLPPGQNNAHLDKTTPTWTKQRPPGQNNSHLDKTTPTWTKQRPPGQNNSHLDKTTPTWTKQRPPGQNNAHLDKTTPTWTKQRPPGQSNAHLDKTSSTSG; translated from the coding sequence ATGGCAGTAACTCCCACCTGGACAAAACAACGCCCACCTGGACAAAACAACGCCCACCTGGACAAAACAACGCCCACCTGGACAAAACAACTCCCACCTGGACAAAACAACGCCCACCTGGACAAAGCAACGCCCACCTGGACAAAACAACGCCCACCTGGACAAAACAACGCCCACCTGGACAAAACAACGCCCACCTGGACAAAACAACGCCCACCTGGACAAAACAACGCCCACCTGGACAAAACAACTCCCACCTGGACAAAACAACGCCCACCTGGACAAAACAACGCCCACCTGGACAAAACAACTCCCACCTGGACAAAACAACGCCCACCTGGACAAAACAACGCCCACCTGGACAAAACAACTCCCACCTGGACAAAACAACGCCCACCTGGACAAAACAACGCCCACCTGGACAAAACAACGCCCACCTGGACAAAACAACGCCCACCTGGACAAAACAACGCCCACCTGGACAAAACAACTCCCACCTGGACAAAACAACTCCCACCTGGACAAAACAACGCCCACCTGGACAAAACAACGCCCACCTGGACAAAACAACGCCCACCTGGACAAAACAACGCCCACCTGGACAAAACAACGCCCACCTGGACAAAACAACTCCCACCTGGACAAAACAACGCCCACCTGGACAAAACAACGCCCACCTGGACAAAACAACGCCCACCTGGACAAAACAACTCCCACCTGGACAAAACAACGCCCACCTGGACAAAACAACGCCCACCTGGACAAAACAACTCCCACCTGGACAAAACAACGCCCACCTGGACAAAACAACGCCCACCTGGACAAAACAACGCCCACCTGGACAAAACAACGCCCACCTGGACAAAACAACGCCCACCTGGACAAAGCAACGCCCACCTGGACAAAACGAGCAGCACAAGTGGCTGA